A stretch of Brassica napus cultivar Da-Ae chromosome C6, Da-Ae, whole genome shotgun sequence DNA encodes these proteins:
- the LOC106432708 gene encoding photosystem I chlorophyll a/b-binding protein 2, chloroplastic-like, giving the protein MVDDIDLNRLGFQGPRSRWANKVEPVWFILVYFEFQLHHAVSLYKQAIKSYELHLQWFWFDPIFPNNKPTGTYVGYPGEFWFDPLDWGSDSPTKIKELRTKEIKNGRLAMLEVMGAWFQHIYTGTCPIDKLFAHLADPGHTTIFAAFTPK; this is encoded by the exons ATGGTGGATGACATTGACTTGAACCGCCTT GGGTTTCAAGGTCCTCGATCGAGGTGGGCAAACAAAGTTGAACCAGTTTGGTTCATATTAGTTTACTTTGAGTTCCAGCTCCATCATGCTGTTTCTCTTTATAAACAAGCAATTAAAAGCTATGAATTACATCTCCAATGGTTCTGGTTTGACCCAATCTTCCCAAACAACAAACCGACGGGGACATACGTTGGATACCCGGGTGAGTTTTGGTTTGACCCGTTGGATTGGGGATCTGATAGCCCGACTAAGATCAAGGAGCTGAGGACTAAggagataaagaatggaaggttGGCTATGTTGGAAGTGATGGGTGCTTGGTTCCAACACATATACACTGGGACTTGTCCTATTGATAAACTTTTTGcacatcttgctgatcctggcCACACCACTATCTTCGCT GCTTTCACACCCAAGTGA